The Tardiphaga alba genome includes a window with the following:
- a CDS encoding DUF3551 domain-containing protein yields the protein MRKFIIASAIVLLSSASAYAAPDYPWCQRTKMTGGSPDCSFTSLNQCQASISGVGGDCVRNPWMAYGSWQDEQYPNPRRVR from the coding sequence ATGCGAAAATTCATCATTGCGTCAGCGATCGTCCTGCTGAGCTCGGCGTCGGCTTACGCGGCGCCTGACTATCCCTGGTGCCAGCGCACCAAGATGACCGGCGGTTCGCCCGATTGTTCGTTCACATCGTTGAACCAATGCCAGGCCTCGATCAGCGGCGTCGGCGGCGATTGCGTGCGCAATCCGTGGATGGCTTATGGCTCCTGGCAGGACGAGCAATATCCGAACCCGCGGCGGGTCCGGTAG
- a CDS encoding DUF2442 domain-containing protein, giving the protein MTISATSVRFDDVTMWIELTDGRTLGVPLAWFPRLLRATPEQRDQVEISRLGLNWEALDEDISVAGLIAGRGDVTQHSESAA; this is encoded by the coding sequence ATGACCATTTCGGCAACCAGCGTCCGTTTCGATGATGTCACCATGTGGATCGAACTGACCGACGGGCGAACGCTCGGCGTGCCACTCGCCTGGTTTCCGCGCCTACTCCGCGCAACGCCAGAGCAGCGCGATCAGGTCGAGATCAGCCGCCTCGGTCTAAATTGGGAAGCACTCGACGAGGATATTTCCGTTGCCGGCCTGATTGCCGGACGAGGCGATGTCACACAACATTCCGAGAGCGCGGCGTAG
- a CDS encoding DUF4062 domain-containing protein, which translates to MDKVFQVFVSSTFTDLEEERRRVTDTLAKAGHFVAGMELFPATDQQQLDFIKRVIDRSDYYVVVVAGRYGSLSDDGLSFTEKEFQYARSKGIPVLAFIHASPSTIPVGKTDQEADKAEKLEAFKSKLKAGRMVEFWTDPSDLCTKIVIAVSNAINLSPGVGWVRGDQAIDPKVLQESERLRIENQDLRARLATAESTEIVFDDSLLGPDDNITFLVTREISDSNVNDRPKLSHHDVETTAGFIFLSIYDRLLTEPSESQLEGIIGRALSSEIAESKKGSVFRIEEEAVVALRHQLEALDLIEAFGESSTNSTGPFSFTSNYVCWRPSLKGRRYFVNKKAKLRSHLSNRSSNEE; encoded by the coding sequence ATGGACAAGGTCTTTCAAGTCTTCGTCAGCTCGACGTTCACCGATTTAGAGGAAGAACGGCGCCGAGTAACCGACACTCTGGCTAAAGCAGGACATTTTGTGGCTGGAATGGAGTTGTTCCCAGCAACTGACCAGCAACAACTAGACTTCATCAAGCGAGTAATTGACCGAAGTGACTACTATGTCGTCGTCGTAGCTGGCCGCTACGGATCTTTATCCGACGACGGACTAAGCTTCACCGAAAAAGAGTTTCAGTATGCGCGATCCAAGGGAATTCCGGTTCTTGCTTTCATTCACGCCTCTCCTTCAACCATTCCCGTCGGCAAAACAGACCAAGAAGCGGACAAAGCTGAAAAACTCGAAGCATTCAAATCGAAGCTGAAAGCCGGGCGAATGGTCGAGTTTTGGACCGATCCGAGCGATTTATGCACGAAAATTGTTATTGCTGTCTCTAACGCAATCAACTTGTCTCCAGGAGTTGGCTGGGTACGGGGAGATCAAGCAATTGACCCTAAAGTGCTGCAAGAATCTGAGCGGCTTCGGATTGAAAATCAGGATTTGCGCGCTCGACTAGCTACCGCGGAAAGCACCGAGATTGTCTTTGACGATTCACTTTTAGGTCCGGACGATAATATCACTTTCTTGGTAACCCGCGAAATCAGTGACAGTAACGTCAATGATCGGCCGAAGCTATCGCATCACGACGTCGAGACAACGGCAGGATTTATCTTTCTATCAATCTACGATCGGCTACTCACAGAGCCCAGTGAGTCTCAGCTTGAAGGCATCATTGGCCGAGCATTATCTTCGGAGATCGCAGAAAGTAAAAAAGGATCAGTCTTCCGCATCGAGGAAGAGGCTGTTGTTGCACTTCGCCATCAACTTGAGGCACTGGATCTTATTGAAGCGTTTGGCGAAAGCTCTACGAATAGTACCGGACCATTTTCCTTCACTTCGAACTATGTGTGCTGGCGCCCATCACTTAAAGGAAGAAGATATTTTGTAAATAAGAAGGCAAAACTTCGCTCCCATTTGAGCAACCGCAGTTCAAATGAAGAATAG
- a CDS encoding vitamin B12-dependent ribonucleotide reductase, with protein MQITRRYTTEGQSPYAGIDFRLTTSEIRNPDGSIVFKLDGVEVPEAWSQVASDVLAQKYFRKAGVAARLKKVEEETVPSWLWRSVPDTDALAALPENERFVSELSSKQVFDRLAGCWTYWAWKGSYFTSEADAHAFHDELRYMLAKQMVAPNSPQWFNTGLHWAYGVDGPGQGHYYVDWKTGKLTKSKSSYEHPQPHACFIQGVEDDLVNEGGIMDLWVREARLFKYGSGTGSNFSRLRGEGEKLSGGGRSSGLMSFLKIGDRAAGAIKSGGTTRRAAKMVVVDADHPDIETYIDWKVKEEQKVAALVTGSKMNQKHLKAIMKAAVNCEGSGDDCFDPEKNPALRREIKLARRALVTDNMIKRVIQFAKQGYKDINFDIYDTDWDSEAYLTVAGQNSNNSVSLKDDFLRAVETDGNWDLIARKDGKVMKTIKARDLWEKIGYAAWASADPGLHFNTTMNDWHTCKSSGDIRASNPCSEYMFLDDTACNLASANLLTFYDVEAKRFDIEAYEHLCRLWTMVLEVSVMMAQFPSKPIAELSYEFRTLGLGYANIGGLLMTMGLSYDSKEGRALCGALTAVMTGVAYATSAEMAGELGPFPGYKKNAAHMLRVIRNHRRAAHGDTHGYEKLAVDPVPLDHASCPQADIVTRAKLAWDRALELGETHGYRNAQTTVVAPTGTIGLVMDCDTTGIEPDFALVKFKKLAGGGYWKIINRAVPAALRVLGYRESEIAEIEAYAVGHGSLSNAPGINASTLKAKGFTDEALAKVEKALPTAFDIKFAFNKWTFGEDFLRDTLKIEAEAIAAPGFDLLAALGFTKREIEAANVHICGAMTVEGAPHLKAEHYSVFDCANPCGKIGKRYLSVESHIRMMAASQPFISGAISKTINMPNDASVEDCKSAYLLSWKLALKANALYRDGSKLSQPLNSQLISDEDEDEDAIENLMEKPMAARTAAISEKVVERLVERIVVMREREKMPDRRKGYTQKAVVGGHKVYLRTGEYDDGRLGEIFIDMHKEGAALRSFINNFAIAVSLGLQYGVPLEEYVDAFTFTRFEPAGPVQGNDSIKFATSILDYVFRELAVSYMSRFDLGHVDLSETGFDALGKGEEEGKAPDEASKYVSRGLTRSRTDNLVVMRGGATAVASPSDSAPAGGSRVTAFAGGHAEGAVALKTAEPTVALSPTEKLEAQAWSKPGTAAAAAAPTKAERRAEAKAKGYEGDMCGECSNFTLVRNGTCMKCDTCGSTTGCS; from the coding sequence ATGCAGATCACACGCCGCTACACCACTGAAGGACAGTCGCCCTATGCGGGGATCGACTTCCGCCTGACCACGTCCGAGATCCGCAACCCGGATGGCTCGATCGTGTTCAAGCTCGACGGCGTCGAAGTGCCGGAGGCGTGGTCGCAGGTCGCGTCCGACGTGCTCGCCCAGAAGTATTTCCGCAAGGCCGGCGTCGCTGCGCGCCTGAAGAAGGTCGAGGAAGAGACCGTGCCGTCGTGGCTGTGGCGCTCGGTGCCGGACACCGATGCCCTCGCCGCTTTGCCCGAGAATGAGCGCTTCGTCAGCGAACTCTCGTCCAAGCAGGTGTTCGATCGCCTCGCCGGCTGCTGGACCTATTGGGCCTGGAAGGGCAGCTACTTCACGAGCGAAGCCGACGCCCACGCCTTCCATGACGAGCTGCGCTACATGCTCGCCAAGCAGATGGTCGCGCCGAATTCGCCGCAGTGGTTCAACACCGGCCTGCATTGGGCCTACGGCGTCGATGGTCCCGGCCAGGGCCACTATTACGTCGACTGGAAGACCGGCAAGCTCACCAAGTCGAAGTCGTCCTACGAACATCCGCAGCCGCATGCCTGCTTCATCCAGGGCGTCGAGGACGACCTGGTCAATGAAGGCGGCATCATGGACCTGTGGGTGCGTGAAGCTCGCCTGTTCAAATACGGCTCGGGCACCGGCTCCAACTTCTCGCGCCTGCGCGGCGAAGGCGAGAAGCTGTCGGGTGGCGGACGTTCGTCCGGCCTCATGAGCTTCCTGAAGATCGGCGATCGCGCGGCTGGCGCCATCAAGTCGGGCGGCACCACGCGCCGCGCGGCCAAGATGGTCGTGGTCGATGCCGACCATCCGGATATCGAGACCTATATCGACTGGAAGGTGAAGGAAGAGCAGAAGGTCGCTGCCCTCGTCACCGGTTCGAAGATGAACCAGAAGCACCTCAAGGCCATCATGAAGGCCGCGGTGAATTGCGAAGGTTCGGGCGACGACTGCTTCGATCCCGAGAAGAACCCGGCTCTGCGCCGCGAGATCAAGCTCGCGCGCCGCGCGCTGGTCACCGACAACATGATCAAGCGGGTGATCCAGTTCGCCAAGCAGGGCTACAAGGACATCAATTTCGACATCTACGACACCGACTGGGATTCGGAAGCCTATCTCACCGTTGCCGGCCAGAACTCCAACAACTCGGTTTCGCTGAAAGATGACTTCCTGCGCGCCGTGGAGACCGATGGCAATTGGGACCTGATCGCCCGCAAGGACGGCAAGGTTATGAAGACCATCAAGGCCCGCGACCTCTGGGAGAAGATCGGCTACGCCGCCTGGGCGTCGGCCGATCCCGGCCTGCACTTCAACACCACCATGAACGACTGGCACACCTGCAAGTCCTCGGGCGATATCCGCGCGTCCAATCCGTGCTCGGAATACATGTTCCTGGACGACACCGCGTGCAACCTCGCGTCCGCCAACCTGCTGACCTTCTATGATGTGGAAGCCAAGCGCTTCGACATCGAAGCCTATGAGCATCTGTGCCGCCTCTGGACCATGGTGCTCGAAGTCTCGGTGATGATGGCCCAGTTCCCGTCGAAGCCGATCGCGGAACTGTCCTACGAATTCCGCACGCTGGGCCTCGGCTACGCCAATATCGGTGGCCTGCTGATGACCATGGGCCTGTCCTACGACTCGAAGGAAGGTCGCGCGCTGTGCGGCGCCCTCACCGCGGTCATGACCGGCGTGGCTTATGCGACCTCGGCCGAAATGGCCGGCGAGCTCGGCCCGTTCCCGGGCTACAAGAAGAACGCCGCGCATATGCTGCGCGTCATCCGCAACCATCGCCGCGCCGCCCATGGCGACACCCACGGCTATGAGAAGCTTGCTGTCGATCCGGTGCCGCTCGACCATGCCTCCTGCCCGCAGGCTGACATCGTCACCCGCGCCAAGCTGGCCTGGGACCGCGCCCTCGAACTCGGCGAAACCCATGGCTATCGCAACGCCCAGACCACCGTGGTTGCCCCCACCGGCACCATCGGCCTGGTCATGGATTGCGACACCACCGGCATCGAGCCCGATTTCGCATTGGTGAAGTTCAAGAAGCTCGCCGGTGGCGGCTATTGGAAGATCATCAACCGCGCCGTCCCGGCAGCACTGCGCGTGCTCGGCTATCGCGAAAGCGAGATCGCCGAGATCGAGGCCTATGCCGTCGGTCACGGTTCGCTGTCCAATGCGCCGGGCATCAATGCCTCGACGCTGAAGGCCAAGGGCTTTACCGACGAAGCGCTGGCCAAGGTCGAAAAGGCCCTGCCGACCGCCTTCGACATCAAGTTCGCTTTCAACAAGTGGACCTTTGGCGAGGACTTCCTCCGCGACACGCTGAAGATCGAAGCCGAAGCCATCGCGGCCCCCGGCTTCGACCTGCTCGCCGCCCTCGGCTTCACCAAGCGCGAGATCGAAGCGGCCAACGTGCACATCTGCGGCGCGATGACCGTGGAAGGCGCGCCGCATCTGAAGGCCGAGCACTACAGCGTGTTCGATTGCGCCAATCCCTGCGGCAAGATCGGCAAGCGTTATCTCTCGGTGGAAAGCCACATCCGCATGATGGCGGCGTCGCAGCCCTTCATCTCGGGTGCGATCTCCAAGACCATCAACATGCCGAACGACGCCTCGGTGGAGGACTGCAAGTCCGCTTACCTCCTGTCGTGGAAGCTGGCGCTGAAGGCCAACGCGCTCTATCGCGATGGCTCGAAGCTGTCGCAGCCGCTCAACTCGCAGCTCATCAGTGATGAGGACGAGGATGAGGATGCCATCGAGAACCTGATGGAGAAGCCGATGGCGGCCCGCACCGCCGCGATCTCCGAGAAGGTGGTCGAGCGTCTGGTCGAGCGCATCGTCGTCATGCGCGAGCGTGAAAAGATGCCGGATCGCCGCAAGGGCTACACCCAGAAGGCCGTGGTCGGTGGCCATAAGGTCTATCTGCGCACCGGCGAATATGATGACGGCCGCCTCGGCGAGATCTTCATCGACATGCACAAGGAAGGCGCCGCACTCCGCTCCTTCATCAACAACTTCGCCATCGCCGTCTCGCTGGGTCTCCAGTATGGCGTGCCGCTGGAAGAATATGTCGACGCCTTCACCTTCACCCGCTTCGAGCCCGCGGGCCCCGTGCAGGGCAACGACTCTATCAAGTTCGCGACCTCGATCCTCGACTACGTGTTCCGCGAACTCGCCGTCTCCTACATGTCGCGTTTCGACCTCGGCCATGTCGACCTCTCCGAGACCGGCTTCGATGCGCTGGGCAAGGGCGAGGAAGAAGGCAAGGCGCCGGATGAAGCGAGCAAATATGTCTCGCGCGGCCTCACCCGTTCGCGCACCGACAATCTCGTCGTCATGCGCGGCGGCGCCACCGCCGTCGCCTCGCCGTCCGACTCAGCCCCTGCCGGCGGCAGCCGTGTCACCGCTTTTGCCGGTGGCCATGCCGAAGGCGCCGTGGCGCTGAAGACCGCGGAGCCGACGGTTGCTTTGTCACCGACCGAGAAGCTCGAGGCCCAGGCCTGGAGCAAGCCCGGCACGGCGGCAGCGGCTGCCGCTCCGACCAAGGCAGAGCGTCGCGCAGAAGCCAAGGCCAAGGGCTATGAAGGCGACATGTGCGGAGAGTGCTCGAACTTCACGCTGGTGCGGAATGGCACCTGTATGAAGTGCGATACGTGTGGCTCTACAACTGGGTGCTCGTAA
- a CDS encoding DMT family transporter, producing MSIPNSTDSRPRIASLGLLFLVVTSIGWGFNWPMTKLLLTEWPPLTGRGGAGVIGGAVLLGLALLRGESLRVPEGQWGRLIGLSMLNVFGWMALMSLALLWLPAGEAAVIAYTMPIWAAVLAWRILGETLSLRRIIAMLMAFSGIAALMLGDGVHITPQKLLGLAMAITGAFGFAGGTVLGKKYPLRLTLLASAGWQIVLGSLPVLLIGLVFETAHLQALTYVGWGTFAYVGLIGFCLAYVCWFAALTQLPASVAAIGTMAVPVIGVVGAAVMLHEPLGLVQIAALSFTLAGVALATKG from the coding sequence ATGTCGATTCCGAACTCCACAGATTCGCGCCCGCGAATCGCATCGCTTGGTCTGCTGTTTCTCGTCGTCACCTCGATCGGCTGGGGCTTCAATTGGCCGATGACCAAACTCCTGCTGACCGAATGGCCGCCGCTGACCGGCCGCGGCGGCGCTGGCGTGATCGGTGGCGCCGTGCTGCTCGGGCTCGCTCTGTTGCGCGGCGAGAGCCTGAGGGTGCCGGAGGGGCAGTGGGGGCGCTTGATCGGGCTCTCCATGCTCAATGTGTTCGGCTGGATGGCGCTGATGAGCCTGGCGCTGCTGTGGCTGCCAGCGGGCGAGGCGGCTGTCATCGCCTATACGATGCCGATCTGGGCGGCCGTGCTGGCTTGGCGAATCCTCGGCGAGACGCTGTCGCTCCGGCGCATCATCGCGATGCTGATGGCGTTCTCGGGCATCGCCGCGCTGATGCTGGGTGACGGCGTCCACATCACACCGCAAAAGCTGCTCGGCCTGGCGATGGCGATTACCGGCGCCTTCGGCTTTGCCGGCGGCACGGTGCTGGGGAAGAAATATCCGCTCAGGCTGACGCTGCTGGCATCCGCCGGTTGGCAGATCGTGCTCGGCAGCCTGCCGGTGCTGCTGATCGGCCTCGTGTTCGAGACCGCGCATCTGCAGGCGCTGACCTATGTGGGCTGGGGCACGTTTGCCTATGTCGGCCTGATCGGTTTCTGCCTCGCTTATGTGTGCTGGTTCGCGGCCCTCACCCAACTGCCGGCATCGGTCGCAGCCATCGGCACCATGGCGGTGCCGGTGATCGGTGTGGTCGGCGCCGCCGTCATGCTGCATGAACCGCTGGGCCTCGTGCAGATCGCAGCGCTGAGCTTCACGCTCGCCGGCGTGGCGCTGGCGACGAAGGGGTGA